In one Lolium rigidum isolate FL_2022 chromosome 3, APGP_CSIRO_Lrig_0.1, whole genome shotgun sequence genomic region, the following are encoded:
- the LOC124701996 gene encoding vacuolar protein sorting-associated protein 9A-like — MEGGADAFGSSTAPLAWHDFLERMRQPSASEFVKAIKGFIVTFSNRAPDPEKDSAAVQEFLQNMEGAFRSHTPWAGSSQEELESAGEGLEKYIMTKLYNRVFASVPEDVRSDEELFEKMSLLQQFIHPENLDIKPEYQNETSWLLAQKELQKINMYKAPRDKLACILNCCKVINNLLMNASHMSNDDAHGADEFLPVLIYVTLKANPPQLHSNLLYIQRYRSQSRLVSEAQYFFTNILSAESFIWNIDAESLSMDERDFQKKMDLARERLLGLSAVSENQDSETNLVVREHRSQTLKGSGSSDVNLSLKDHVQGPVQDKRRESDVSSKSVERVQSISDLEKKGATELLKDDDLGKIFQDYPFLFARAGDLTVADVDTLLNSYKQLVLRYVAFSQGMGISPETPFVQITQTASDLQISEEPENVKNVVNSCESSEESNKASEEIKNEITESEVGNVSTTRAAVDPTERTLQDESSDQPEHA; from the exons ATGGAGGGCGGAGCCGACGCCTTCGGGTCCTCCACGGCGCCGCTGGCCTGGCACGACTTCCTCGAGCGCATGCGCCAGCCCTCCGCCTCCGAGTTCGTCAAGGCCATCAAGGG CTTTATCGTGACGTTCTCAAACAGAGCTCCTGATCCAGAAAAAGATAGTGCAGCTGTCCAAGAGTTCCTTCAAAATATGGAAGGTGCTTTCAGATCCCACACTCCCTGGGCTGGCAGTTCTCAAGAAGAACTAGAGAGTGCTGGTGAG GGCCTTGAGAAGTATATTATGACGAAGCTGTATAATCGGGTATTTGCTTCGGTCCCGGAAGATGTGAGGAGTGATGAAGAACTTTTTGAGAAGATGTCTTTGCTACAGCAGTTTATACATCCTGAaaacttggatataaaaccagaaTATCAGAATGAAACATCATGGCTG CTTGCACAGAAAGAGCTGCAGAAGATAAACATGTATAAGGCTCCAAGGGATAAGCTTGCTTGCATCCTGAACTGTTGTAAAGTCATCAATAACTTACTTATGAATGCTTCTCATATGTCAAATGATGACGCCCATGGAGCTGACGAATTCCTTCCAGTCCTCATCTATGTTACCTTAAAG GCTAATCCTCCACAGTTACACTCAAATCTATTATACATACAACGATATAGGAGCCAATCACGACTGGTTTCAGAGGCTCAATATTTTTTCACGAACATCCTATCTGCTGAATCTTTCATCTGGAATATTGATGCCGAGTCATTATCCATGGATGAACGAGATTTCCAGAAGAAGATGGATTTGGCAAGGGAACGCTTGTTAGGATTATCAGCTGTCTCTGAAAACCAGGACAGTGAAACCAATCTTGTTGTGCGGGAGCATAGATCACAAACACTGAAAGGTAGTGGGAGTTCTGATGTCAACCTGTCTTTGAAAGATCATGTCCAAGGTCCAGTTCAGGACAAGAGAAGGGAAAGTGATGTGAGCAGTAAATCAGTTGAGCGGGTGCAATCTATCTCCGATTTAGAGAAGAAAGGAGCTACGGAGCTTCTCAAGGACGACGACTTGGGCAAAATATTTCAGGATTACCCATTTCTATTTGCCCGTGCTGGTGATCTGACGGTTGCTGATGTAGATACCCTTTTAAACTCTTACAAGCAATTAGTACTTAGGTATGTGGCATTTTCTCAGGGGATGGGTATTAGCCCTGAAActccttttgttcagatcacccaAACTGCATCTGATCTTCAGATATCTGAGGAGCCTGAGAATGTGAAGAATGTCGTAAATAGTTGTGAGAGCAGTGAAGAAAGCAACAAGGCTTCGGAAGAGATTAAAAATGAAATTACCGAGTCAGAAGTGGGCAACGTCAGTACAACTCGAGCTGCTGTTGATCCAACTGAGCGAACACTGCAAGATGAATCATCAGATCAGCCAGAGCATGCATGA
- the LOC124701561 gene encoding ethylene-responsive transcription factor ERF014-like, which produces MVKNLSSSSRCDAHGGTASGAAAAALCGAGSRPAVAVRQYKGVRMRSWGSWVSEIRAPHQKRRIWLGSYATPEAAARAYDAALLRLKGSDAVLNFPSSSSTWQPADSVADDSSPRSIQRAAAAAAAAFQVEATARIVADDSCSSSAEATTPTSAASVSTIGSADAQEHATSSMSAAASAASPEGDQDELWTELDAFASTELMDLVAAGHATPFPSACWEEPEEDGEMMRLWSFC; this is translated from the coding sequence ATGGTCAAGAACCTGTCGAGCAGCAGCAGGTGCGACGCTCATGGCGGCACAGCGAGCGGGGCGGCCGCGGCAGCGCTGTGCGGCGCCGGGAGCAGGCCGGCAGTGGCGGTGAGGCAGTACAAGGGGGTGCGGATGCGGAGCTGGGGGTCGTGGGTGTCGGAGATCAGGGCGCCGCACCAGAAGCGCCGGATCTGGCTCGGATCCTACGCCACGCCGGAGGCCGCCGCGCGCGCCTACGACGCCGCGCTCCTCCGCCTCAAGGGCTCCGACGCCGTCCTCAACTTCCCATCTTCTTCCTCGACGTGGCAGCCTGCCGACTCGGTGGCCGATGACTCGTCCCCGAGGTCCATCCAGCgcgcggccgcggcggcagcagcggctttCCAAGTCGAAGCCACAGCAAGGATCGTCGCCGACGACAGCTGCTCTTCCAGCGCCGAGGCCACGACGCCGACCTCCGCTGCCTCGGTATCGACGATAGGGAGCGCCGACGCCCAGGAGCACGCGACGTCTTCGATGTCCGCGGCGGCCAGCGCTGCGTCGCCGGAGGGTGATCAGGACGAGCTGTGGACGGAGCTGGACGCGTTCGCTTCCACCGAACTCATGGATCTCGTCGCCGCCGGTCACGCCACGCCGTTTCCGTCGGCCTGCTGGGAGGAGCCCGAGGAGGACGGCGAGATGATGAGACTGTGGAGCTTCTGCTAG